GGTGGAGGAGGCGGGCTTGCGGGAGAAGGGGGGCGATTTTCCTTTATCAGAAAAGTCCCCTTTTTGCAATCCGAAAAGTTTTGCGGTTTTTCTGTAGGAACTAGCAAGATCTTGACTAAGATTCGAGTGAAATCTCTCCGAGGATCTCCGCTCGTTTTTTTTCCTATCTTGTGCTTTTTCGAATCCTTAATTTAGAAATAGATTTCCTACATTTTCCTTCCTAAGAATCGTATCGATCGACACATGCCCATTTTTCGAAGACTCAGACCCGACGAATCTCCATCCATACATCTTCTACTCTTGGCAGATCCAAGCGAGGTAGAAATTCGCTCTTACTTGGATAGATCGGATTGCTATGTGCTGGAAAGGGAAGAGGGAGAACGGATAGGTCAGGTTCTGATCCTCCGAAAAGATGAATCGAAGATGGAAATCATGAATCTTGCCGTGGAGGAAAAATTGCAAGGCCAAGGTTTCGGGAGAATTCTTCTAGAAAATTCGATCCAAGTCGCGAAGGACGCCGGAGCTCGGACCCTTACGATCGGGACCGGAAATTCAAGCCTCTCTCAATTGGGCCTCTACCAAAAATGCGGGTTCGAGATATTCTCCATCGATAAGGGATTTTTTCTCCGGAACTACAAGGAACCGATTTGGGAGAATGGAATCCGGTGCAAGGACAAGATTCTGCTACATCTGGATTTGTAGGAAGTCCTACAAATCAAACAAAAGGACGGGTCTTAAAGAATCGGGGCGTTGGAATTCCCCGAAAAAGGGGACCGAAAGACGAAACTCGGAAAAACCCGAGGAGATATAAAAAATTCCTTTTCCTATGCCCTGGGCCCGTTTATTTGTGTTTACACCGGATCTTTCCCGATCCGAGGCATATAGGATTCTGAATTCATGGCACTTGTAAAGAACTCTTCCGAAGTTACCAATTCCACAATCGGCGAAAATTCCTACTTTAACGGAAAATTCTTTATCAACGGATCCTTAAAGATCGACGGTAAATTCGAAGGAAAGTCCCTACAGGCGGAACAACTTTATATCGGAGCTTCCGGAAAAGTCCGCACTAATATCACCGCAGCCAGCGTGATCGTAGAAGGAATCGTAATCGGCAATATCACCGCAAGAAACAGAGTGATGCTTCTTCCTACTTCAAGGATTCTCGGAGATATCCGCACTCCTGAGTTGATCATCCAAAACGGAGTGGTTCTGGAAGGACGTTGTATCATCTCCAGCGACCTCAAACATTCCAATAAGGACCATATCGAGCTGGAATACGCTAAAGATTCCCTTACTTTGGAAAGACTTTTCGGAAAGCAAACGGCTAGCGCAAGGGAAGCCTAAACTTCCCGGGTTTAGGCCTTGGTCCCTATCCTAATCACAGAAGGAGATCCCTGCGGGATCGGTCCGGAAATCCTAGAATCCTCTCGAGAGAAACTCGAAACCTTAGCCAGGGATCGGGTTTTTCTTTTTATCAGCTCCCATTCTTCTAAATCCTATACTGGCTGGAAGGAAGTCTCGGATCCCAAGAACCTATCCGGTCCGGGGTTGTATCTTTGGAGAACTTCCGCTCTTTCCGGATCGGAGGAGAAGAAGCTGGAGACCGGAAAACCCAGTGAGGTCTCGGGAAAGTCGGCATTCAAGACTTTGGAAGCAGCAGTGGATCTGCAAAAGAAAATCGGCGGTAATCTCATTACGCTTCCTTTAAGTAAGGAATGGGTCTTAAAGTCCGGAGTAAAGGGATTCCGAGGACATACGGAATATTTGGCGGACCGATATAAGCGTCCCACCTATATGTTGATGGCAGGTCGACAATTATGCGTGCTTCCATTAACCACTCACGTGCCCTTGAAAAAGGTGCCTTTCTACTTGAAAAAAATCCATATTCCCAGTTTAATCTCCGCGATTCGATCCGCTCCTCTTCGCAAAGGAGGAGAAATCGCCTTCTTGGGTTTAAACCCTCATGCGGGAGAAGGGGGGAAGGTGGGAGACGAGGAGAAAAAGATTCTCTCTCCCATGATATCCAAGATGAGAAAGAAAGGCCTAAGCGTTACGGATCCGATTTCCGCCGACGGAGCCTTTAGCGAGTCGGGTAGGAGTAAATATTCTCTTTACTTGGCATGCTATCACGACCAAGGATTGATTCCTTTCAAGATGTGGGAGGGAAAGTTCGGCGTGAATCTCACTTTAGGGTTGGATTTCGTGCGAGTTTCGCCGGACCACGGAACCGCTTTCGATATTGCGGGTAAAGGAAAGGCTGATCCGGAGAGTTTGATCCAATGTTTGGATTGGGCCTCGGGCGTTCATTCTTCCGAAGATGATCTCAGGAGGTTCTACTAATGTTTCTTGCCCAGGCGGCTCCCAGTTTCTTGGATCAGATCGTTTTTCCTATCTTTCTACTTTGGTTCGTGGGCCTTACTCTTGTTCTCATCCGAAACGATATAGAGATCATTTGGAAAATCGCGACCTTCTTCGTTTTCGTTTTCTATTTTTTCCAATTCTTTCCGGAGCTGAAGGAATCTTACGGAAGATTGTCCAAATCTTATCCTACCGAAATTCTAAATTGGTTCTACGGGGTTCCCAGGGCGGTGTATTTCTTTTTGCTATTCGTTTGGCCCATCGCGGTGATTCGGATGTATTATACCGCTTCTCCTACCCTAGCCAACCTCTCCGCAAAAATGCTTGTGGGAGCCACTTTGGTTTATTGGATCCTATTTCTCGCTTACCATCAATTTACGGCACCGATCGATGATTTCCTTCGAGTCAAGTTCGTGGATTGGATTACGATTACCGGCGGTAAGTGATCGCGTAGGATTTGCTATAATCCCTTTAAAAGAGGCGATTGAGAATAGCCGAAAATAAGGAAGTAAAACTAATAACGATTCCTTCGCCTATGACGATGATCCGGATTTCCATTCATGAAAAATTCATATTAGTTTCGTAAGTCCCGCATGCCGTGCTGCCTTTGCAATTGATGCGGCTTTGACTTTGATTGATTCTAATAATTCTTCTAATCTTATCTCCCTCTTACATTCCCCTTATCGAGATGTATGTCCGCTTGTGCGAAGTTTAGAGAACCCTCCCAAACTGGGAAACATTGACATATATTAATAAATATTTAAGTACTATTTCGGCCCCAATTTGATAAGCATCAATTGGAAGATTGGGGGATTCCGTTATATAATTCTGCGGATATCATGCAGAAAAAGAACCAAAAGAGAGACACTTACGTATCCGATACAGTGATTATCGGCGGAGGGCTTGCCGGAATCGTGGCCGCCTTGGATTTATTGGACGCAAATCGTCG
This sequence is a window from Leptospira wolffii serovar Khorat str. Khorat-H2. Protein-coding genes within it:
- a CDS encoding GNAT family N-acetyltransferase, coding for MPIFRRLRPDESPSIHLLLLADPSEVEIRSYLDRSDCYVLEREEGERIGQVLILRKDESKMEIMNLAVEEKLQGQGFGRILLENSIQVAKDAGARTLTIGTGNSSLSQLGLYQKCGFEIFSIDKGFFLRNYKEPIWENGIRCKDKILLHLDL
- a CDS encoding bactofilin family protein is translated as MALVKNSSEVTNSTIGENSYFNGKFFINGSLKIDGKFEGKSLQAEQLYIGASGKVRTNITAASVIVEGIVIGNITARNRVMLLPTSRILGDIRTPELIIQNGVVLEGRCIISSDLKHSNKDHIELEYAKDSLTLERLFGKQTASAREA
- a CDS encoding PdxA family protein, translated to MVPILITEGDPCGIGPEILESSREKLETLARDRVFLFISSHSSKSYTGWKEVSDPKNLSGPGLYLWRTSALSGSEEKKLETGKPSEVSGKSAFKTLEAAVDLQKKIGGNLITLPLSKEWVLKSGVKGFRGHTEYLADRYKRPTYMLMAGRQLCVLPLTTHVPLKKVPFYLKKIHIPSLISAIRSAPLRKGGEIAFLGLNPHAGEGGKVGDEEKKILSPMISKMRKKGLSVTDPISADGAFSESGRSKYSLYLACYHDQGLIPFKMWEGKFGVNLTLGLDFVRVSPDHGTAFDIAGKGKADPESLIQCLDWASGVHSSEDDLRRFY